Part of the Arthrobacter globiformis genome is shown below.
TGCGCAGCACCCTGACAACTGCGCGTGCGCTAGCTGGGGGTGAACCAGCCCAGGTACCTGTACTTGCTGGCTGCTACAGTGCGGCCCTGGCACAGGACGATGTCCAACTCCGGCTGTCACAGGGTCGATTTCGTGGCAAGACGAAGATGGACTCCGCCCTCGTTGCGGGCAGCGAGACGGTAGTCTTCGAGATGCCCACCGAGCTGTCTTTGCTCAAGCGCTACGACGAGGAATCGTGGCCAATACTGACGGAAGACCAAAGGGCATCCGCCAAGAAGTTCACTGAGGACCTACACGAAGGCATCAGCAGAGCGCGCATGGCCGTCCTGCTGGCCTCCAAGGATCGTGAGGTGCTGGCAGTGGGTCAATCGTTCTTAACAGTGGTGAATCCCCTAGCGTCAGGGCACTCATACACCAACAGCCCTCTGGCGTGGCCGCTTGCCCAATTCCAGTCACGTCCCTTGACAACAAATGATGAGAAATCTATCCAGGAATGGGACGCTCTTCTTGGCCTGATGCCCAAGGGGCTACGAACCGGACGGGACCGTCTTTTGGCGGCAGTGAGTGAACGATACAGTCCTCACGACGGATTTATAGACGCCGTCATCACATGGGAAAACTTGTTTGGCGCTGCGGGGGAAACTGGGCTAAGGGTGTGTGGCTCCATAGCGCGGCTCCTTCACCCTGCAAACGCTGAGTCTCGAACTAGCCTCTACAAGAAGACCAAGGCCATGTATGACAAGCGGAGCAAGCTTGTCCACGGAGGAAACGTTCAGCTCACCACAGAAGAGGCGGCGCTGCTTAGAGATGATGCCGTCCACATTGCCATTCAAGCCTGGCGGCTTGTTCTCGGAACGGAGTCACTTAGAAGTGTCAATGATTCCGCTGTCCGCAGCAATCTCGTTCTACTCGGCGCCTAGATTGAGGTCTCCGCTGAGGCTGGAGGCGGTCAGGACCACACGTTCCGGTACGACGGTGCGCTGGCGAGGATGACTCCGGTGATGTCGTCGGCGACCTTACGTCAATAACACAAATTAGCTCAGAGCAGCCATGTAGCAGACAGAAACCGCACGGTTGCACCTTCGTGCTATCTATCGTATGACCGGCAACTTCTTGGCCGCGCGGGCCAAGGCAGCAGGGAGCGGCTTGTCGTGCACAACTACGAGTTCCAAGTTTGCCCGGGTCAGCGAGGTGTAGAGCCTGCCGTTGGTGCCTGAACTCGCTCGGAATGCGGCGGGTTCCATGACAACGACTGCATCAAACTCAAGCCCACGGGCTTCTTCCGGGGCGAGTAAGTGAAAACGTCGGCCCTCGGCGTTTACAAACGCATGCCGACCGTCTGGTTTCCATCCGGACAGCCGAGCCGCAGAAGCCACGTCATCCAGATGAGGCGTGATGACGGCCACCGTTCCCTCGTCATAGGTGATCGCGAGCCGAAGGCACTCTTCAACTGTCAGGGACTCCATTGTCCGCCTGCGTTCTGCAACGCTGATCACGGCGGGCGGCTTGCCTTCACCGAGCGGCGAGGCACCACGACGACGCTGAGTGATAGGCAACAGGGATGCAGCGAAATCAGAAATTGATTTCGTCGTGCGGAACCCGCTGTTGATCACGTGCTCCACCCATCGGGAACTGGGAAGGTCCTTGTACAGATCCTTCCACTTTTTGAACGTCCTCGGAGAGTGTCGCTGGTTCATGTCCCCTACGAGTGTCCACGCGCCCGCGTTCAAATGAATCAGGACCTGCCATTCAAGCGGTGAGAGATCCTGGGCCTCATCGACGATGATGTGGGAGTTCTTGCGGGGCGGGTCGACCAGCACCTTGATATACGCAAGGAAGGGCCAAAGTGCTGGCCTGGATCGGGCGGTTTCGAAGGTTCGCGGCAGGGCTTCACGCCAGGCATAGAATTCCCGCGATCGCGCGGGAGCCCTGTTGGTCTCGAGTGCCAGTACCGTGTCGTAGGCCGCGCGAATGCTACGGCCACGACGTGAAGTCGACTTATATTCGGCAACCAGGTCCGCAATTGTGAGGGCTGCACCCTTTGGAAGCGCAACGGAATCTACAGCTTGGGCGGTGGCTGGTTCAGCCCGATCCAGTTCCAGAATATTCATGAGAACGCGTTGAATCGAAGAGATCGTGACCCTTCCATCTCCCGTGTGGAGATCGGCCACGGCCAAAGAAATGTGTTCCTCCCATGCTTCCGTCGGTCCAACGAGTAGCACCTCCTGGAGTGCAGTGCCCCTGGCAGCATCGACGAGCCAGGCTGCACGATGGGTGGCGATAATCGTCTTTCCCGTGCCAGCGTGCCCCTGAACGATCAGGGAACCAATCGGTTCCGCCGTGACCAGGCTGTATTGCTCGGGCTGAAGCGTGGAGAGAACCGCTTCAAGGCCACCTGTTCTTGGTGCCGCCAGAGTGGCCCGTAGCAGATCCTCAGTCGTGGAGGGCGCCAAGTCTGCGGCGGTGCTGAGATCTGAGAAGAGATCACTGCCCACAGAAGGCGCACGGGCGGGCAAATCAGGTATCACAGGTGCTGGAGCAGGCTTGGGATTCGACGTCTTGCCCGTGCGTGCCTTTGACAGCCAAGAACTGCCGCCGGGCGGCGCAGATGGTGGTGCTTGCTTCGGCCGGCTCTGCGCGACTTTGAACGGGTCACCGTCAGGGCGCACCACCCAGTCGTCCGCATAATCAGTCAGACGCTCGACACGCTTGGAGAAGCGACGCCGAGCCCTGATCTTTTGGTTGTTCCAGCGTTTATTGCGCTCAAAGAACATCGCGGCCGCGGGTGCCGCCCAGCTGATGACGAAGAGGCCATCAGTTTCCATGTGGCGGGGGCCAATGTAGTAATCCTCGATGGTGCCCTTGATTTCGCCCTCAACGGATACGCGTCCCGACAGTGGCGCTACCTCGCGCCTGGACTTCGAGCCGCCCGCGACGCGGTACTCCACCTTTGACTCGGCGCTCTTCAGATACCGGCTGTTAACCGCATTTTCGTAAGCGAGTACCTGTGACTTCTTGTCCATGGTCATACCACCTCAAACTGGGCGATGGCCAGTTCCTGCAAGGGAAGGCTCGTCTGACGGCTTGTGCTGATGCGTGCCATTTGATCGTTGAAGCGGTTTTCGCCGCGGGTCAGTTGGCCTTGAAATGCATTCCTCATGCTCGGGGCCTGGCTCATCCGATTTAGGACAGACAGCTTGTGATTTTTGAACACTTGTTTTGCCCGCATTTCCCGTTCGAGCACTAAGGCCTCGTTTTCCTTCTGGCGTGCGGTTTCAGCTTCATGACGTCGTTGCCTTAGGGTTTCCATTGCTGCTGTGGCCAGGATGTCTGCCTCCGGGTGCAGCTGCTTTGCTCCCGAGCGAAGGCTTCCTTTGGCTAACGCGGAGAACAACAGGGCGCCAACTGAATCGTCCATTTGTTCACCCGTATCGAGGTTGATCGCTGCAGTCCATAGCTCACTCGTCGGCCGTAGTCCGCGCCATTCTGCTGCGGCAAATGCGACTAGATAAATGCCAGGAGGGCAATCGTCGGTAGCATCAGCCTGGAGCATGGAAAATCGCGCCATGTGGTGGTCTTCGTAGTCTTTGGCGGCCATCTGAACCAGGGGGTGGTGACCGTTCAGCAGTGCCCCGCCTTCGCGCCGAGCGGTCTCGGGGTTAAGGGACAAAACGATGGGGCGCTTGGCTCGCGCTGCACTCTCCACGCGCGTGATCTCAGAGGAAGTCTGCCCATTGTCCCGACGCCAGGTGACCATGCGGTGCAGCATCTCGTCACTAAGGGATACTCTTAGCTCCGCAGCGTCGCGATTGATGTCTGCCTTGCCGCCTCTAATCCGAGCCCAATCGGCAACCATGGTGGCTAACTCATTCTGGCCGAGGTACCGGCCTCGAGCCACCCGCTTCTCAACAGCCTCTATGCCGAATTGTTCTTCGGCTTGAAGCTTTGATGCGGCCGAGTCCAGTTCACGCGAGTCGGACTGGTTCTGCTCCACGGCGGCAAGGGCCTTGTTGAGTTTGGCTTGCTGTTCGCTCGCACTCAACGTGAAGTCCAATACGATGTCCTGGATCTCGTCGAAGCTTTCAGCCAAGATCGGCTCAAGTTCTCCAATTGAATGCTCGAATACGCCGAGTCGTTCATAGAGGCGCTCGAGAATCCTCGTTTCGATAGTTTCTGGTGTGGAGAAGTTCAGGATCAGAACTTTTTCCGAGGATTGCCCGATTCGGTCGATACGCCCGATGCGCTGTTCGACTTCCATTGGATTCCAGGGGAGATCGTAGTTGATCACGAGTGAGCAGAACTCGAAGTCCAGACCTTCGCTTGCTACCCGCGTGGCGATCACTAAGTCGAATTTTCCAGCGCGGAACTGACGCATAAGCGTCTCCCTGTCTTCGACGGAGACACCACCATGAAGTTCCGCAATCCTCATCAAGGGAGACAGACGCTTCCGGAGATAGGCCAGCGTATCCCGTGAAAATGTGAAGAGGAGGGCTTGGCGGCCTCTCATCTCTTCGGAATTCAGAGCCTCGATGAGCGCATCAAACTTGGAGTCTCTGGAACCCACTCTGCGTGCCAGCTCGATAACTTCAAGTGGCGGAGTTTCCTGCTGCAGGATCGAGGTTTTCTTAACTGCGATGCCAGTGTCGTCGCCGTCTGATTCATCAAGCCCGCGGCGAAGAACACTCCGTGCTGCCTCCGGCAAGCAGCTTCCGGCGAGCCTGAGAGGCATCTGGAGTGCAAATCCTGTGGGTAGCTGACGTTGGATGGAGACTTGACGAAGCCACTCGTAATACAACTCATAGAAATCTCGCTCCTCGTCCGTCCAAAGGACCGGTGCATTCGTGGCATGACGGACTGTCGTCGACTCTCTAACCTCAGACTTCTTTGTGCGCGTGATGACTGCTGAGAGCCCATGGAGCTGAGAGCAGGCTTCACGGAGTGCCGGTACCTGATCGGTGCTGAAATTGTCGGTCTCGAGAAGCTCCTCAAGCTTGCTGAATGCAGCGCGTTGGCGCAGCGCCGCACCCATGCTGGAGCTGGCGATTCGACCCAGCCACAGGCGACGCTGCACATTTGTCACTGAAGGATCGGTTGCGCTCCGACGAAGCATTTGAAGCGGTTCATGATGGTCAAGCCTGGCCTCAAGATCCTGAACCGTCTCTACCTCACCTGGCATCAGCAGCTGCATGAGGGAAAGGAGATCAGAATTACCCAGGTTCAGAGGGGTGGCGCTGAGTAAGATCATCGATGCCGACACATCGCGAAGCAATAGTCCGAGCTTGTGGCTCGACGTTATCGAATTCCGCATTTGGTGGGCTTCGTCGACGATACACAAATCGAGACCAAAATTCAGACCGTCCAGCTCGTCAAGGTCTTTAAAGCTGCGGAACGTCTGAAGCGAGACTACATACGCAAAGCGGCTGGGTAGTGTTCCGTTTCGTAACCTTTCAACGATGTTGGAAAGATCCGCGGAAGTGCACCTCTGCAACTCAAAGCCAAAGCGGGCTTGCATTTCTGCCCGCCACTTTTCGACGAGAACTGATGGACACACAACCATGACCCGGTCCGCCTGGCCTCTTGCAGCCATCTCGGTCCAGAGAAGTCCGGCCTCAATCGTTTTACCCAAGCCAACTTCGTCGGCGATCAGCATCCGTTCCGTGGCGGAATCGAGGTATTTGAGCACGGGCTTGAACTGATACGGCAATATATTCGTCTTGGACACTCCATAGGAGAACAAAGCGTCCGTAACTCCCCGGTTCAGTTTGGCGCGGGTGAGCATGGCGGAAAAACTCGACGCAGATGAGGGCTCGCTCGATATCCAATCTGCTTCACCAACGAGGTCTGGAACTGGCTCAAGGTCACTTTCCGACACCCACTGGTGTTTGCCATCCGTCCGCACGTAGTACGTCCAGACGGTGCGGTCCAGCCGGCGCTTCATGATTGTGGCATCCCGCCCCGTCGAGCGGGCTACCGCCAAGTCCTTAAGAGAGAAGGACGGAGACGGAACGTATTGACCTTGCGGCCACCAGTGCTCAAGCCAGGTCAGCCCGGCAGGACCAAGATCATCCTCCGATGCTTCAGCCAGCGTAGTTTGCTCCGCAGGACAAGGTAGCGCGCTCAAGTCGTTGCTGCCATGTAGAACGAGGGCGTCCGTGACTCCGTCAATCCTCGCCCAGTAAATTCCCGGCGGGAGCTGCGGATCCTCGTCCGGTCGGGTCAGCACTCGCGTGTCCACGTCAAGGGTCAGGTCCTGTGGCGACTCGCCCACTTGAAGTACACGACCCCAAGTAACACCAAGCTGGACAAGGTCCGAAATCTGCGGATGATAACCGCACATGTCCTGGCTGATAACTTCCCCCAGTTGTAGCAAAAGACGTCCTGAGACAACTTTGACTCAGAGGTCTGACAATCCGTTAGCTGAATCCTAGATGAGTGCCCAGTCACATCGGAAACTTGAAGCCTAAACGAGTGCGAGGGACGCCATGGCGGCCGGTTTATTACGTCCTATGGCCGCAGGTTCAGCGGCCTGATCTCGGCCCCATCCTTGATCAGTCCCAACAGGTCGTCCTGCCGAGCTTGCCCCAAAGTGAGCCGGTACTTCGCCAGACCAGCAAGCATGTGCTTGGTCCTGGGCACATCGCGGCTCAGCGTGTGATCCAACAGGCGTCGCTCAATCTTGTGCGCTCCCGGGTGAATCCAGTGCGGGGCAAACTCGGTACTAGGGTCTTCCGGCCGTGCAGCGATCTCAGAGGCGGCAACCGCGAACAGTGTCTCCCATGGATCGCTCACGTCAGGCTTCAGCACGGCAGCACCGTGGGCTTCAGCTACATTCTTCCGCACGGCATGCCCCAGATACCTGTGCACGCGGCCCTCCCGCTGCTCAAAGTCCACGGGGTTGCCAGGAACATTCCAATGGATGACGGAGTGCGCCCACCAGTGGAAGTCGATGCCTTCCTGCCCCACGGACGTCGAGGCCAAAACGAACGGCCAGAAGGGGCTGTTAAAGGCTCGACGGACATCCGGCATGCGGTTGCTGTCGCCGTCGTCCGTTTTGGCGTTGCTGTACCGGACGGCGAAGCGGACACCCATCCGGAGATCCTCGTGGGAGTCGTCCGGATACTTGGCCAGCATCTGCGCGGGCTTGAGGGACAGCGACCGCCGCATGTCGTCTGCCAATGCCCACAGCTGCTCCGTGGTGATGACTCCTGGTGCCTGCTGGCTGCGGAGCTGAAAAACGTACTCGTCCAGCACTGCCTGGAGGTTTCCGGCCTCGCAGTAACGAAGGACCTTCTGCCAGTAGTCGCCCTCGGGATAAAGCTTGTCCAGAAGCTCAGTGGCGTCGAGGCGATTGAACAGCGTTCGCAATCCTGCTGTGGCAAAAAGTGCGGCCTTCCACAGCTCGGCACCGTCGAAGTCTTCGGGAATGATGCGGTTGAAGGCGCGGTATACGCAGTTCGCCGGGGAATTGACGGCCAAGTCCTCGACGCCGTCCTCCCATCCAGTCGGACTACCGGTTGCTGCGCCCAACATCCTGTCCACGTGGGTGAGGTAGAGCCCCGCTTCGGAGCTTGCACCTTCCTCCGGTGCGGCATCGTCCGAGCCGGACGCTTTGCCGAGCTGCTGAATGTACTCGTCCACCCCTCGCAGCTCCTTTGCTGCAAGCCGGGCATCGTTCCTCCACTCGGACGGCAACGTCCCGGGCACCGAGAAGTAGGAAGCCCAAGTTCCGAGTCGGCTGGCATCATCGACGACGGCGCCACTCACCATCGACTTGCCCGCCGAGGCAGCGGACTCCCGCACGGACGCTCCCGGCGCGGCGCACCCCCTCATAGAGGCAGCCACCAGCGGATCTCCTTCGAGCGCCAGCGCAGCATGAGGAACGAAAAGAGCGAGCGTTGACATGGCCAACGGCTCCCCATCACGGACGCGATACCGCAGCCTTCCACGGAACTTCTTACGCGCCTCTGCCGTGTTTTCACCGTGCAGCGGCGACCCTTCCAGAATCTGCCGCTCGGCCTCGTAGGAGAGCATTGTAGTGATCGCCGTCGGGGCAGCGTTCCACGCCGAGAAGACCAGCTGCTTGGTAACATCAGGCCCCATTTCGGCAAAAGCTCCGGCAGGCTCAACGTAGGGGAGCGCCGGCGGCATCCACAGCAGCTTCCACCAGCCCTGGCCGACAGTGTGGTCGCGCACCGCCCTGAACTTGGCGTTGTCGGTCTCCACGGCGCCATAGCGGCGATAGGCGACGGGATCGATCGTGGCCAGGGCCGGCAGTACCGGGCCAACGGACTCGCGGTCACAGTGGATCCGGCCATCCAGCATCCTGCCGACCTTGTAGTCGGTAAGGAAGTGCGCGAACATCGGCACGGATTTCCAATACTCCATAGGGTTGCCGGTGCGCGTGGCTCGGAACAGGGCGGACAGGGATATGTAGCTGGTGAGGTCCCCGGCCCGGACATCCGTGGGTGCCATCTCGATCACGGACAACATGTCGTCCTTGCCGAGCTGGGGCCGCTCCGTCCGGCTCATGAACAGCTTCAGGCGGCCCTCGATGCGGCGCGTCAGCCCGTCGTCGGGAACCTGTTTCAGCAGCTGGGTCCGGCGGCCGCCCAGATCAGCTTCGAGACCTTCCATGTACCCGGGACGCTCGCTGCTGAGGAAACGCAGCAGCTGCCGGAAGTCTGCGGCGTGGTCGTCGCCGTCGGCTTCGTTTGCTCCCGTGTGCGCCTTGTACGGCGTAGCCGAAAGCAGGATGAGCTTGGCGCCCTTGTAGTTCAGGAACTGCCGGGCGAGCTCTGCCGCCGGATCCTCGTCGTCGGGCGCTGTGCCGGGGGAGTAGAGCAGGTCGCGGAAGCGCTGGAACTCGTCCAGGATGATCAGATCAGGTTCCAGGCAATCCAGCCCTGCCTGCGCGAGGTCTCCCCGGAGCCCGCCGATGATGGCGCTCATGCGTGGCCGGACATCGTCAGTCCCGTCGGTCAACGCGTCGCTCATCGCAGTTTCGAAGGCAGAAAGATTTCCGCTCTTCCTGGCGAGCTGTCTGAATTTGTCACACACCGAGGTGACGAACCCTTCGGGATGCAGTTCGGTGAGCCGTTTGACTTCCCAACTGAACCCGGGAACGCCAGCGCCCGACCGTAAGAGCTCGACGGCGTGATCCCGACGTTCGGACTTTATGGCTCCGAGCTGTTCAAGGATCCGAAATAGCACGGCTCGCTCTCTGGCCTGGCCAGGAGCTTTGCTGACATTGAACGACGTTCCCGGTGTGAGCGATATGAAGTTGACGCGCTTCAGCGTCCCCTCTGCCGGGGAAGCGTTGAGCTTCGCCAGCTCGGTGGGCAGCAGTGTCAGGCGTCCGGACTCGATGATGTCCTTCTGTCCGGTGACGTTCAGCCGGCCGAGGTTCTGCTTGGCCAGGTCGGCATTGGAGCAGACGTAGACCACGTCGATTCTGTCCACGCCGGAGTCCCGCCGGTCGAGTCGCTCAATCGCTTTCGCAATGACGCCGCGGGCCACCATGCTCTTGCCCAGTCCGGTCTCGTCGGCGACGAGGAAGCGGTCGGCCGGCTGGTCATCCAGATACAGGCGTTTGAAGACGTGTTCCACGGTCCGGCGCTGAAAGCCGCGTAGGCCGTCCAGCGCAGGCGTTGCGTCAAACCCCATGAAGTTCCCCCATGTCTAGTGCCTCGGTGGCTGCCGTCCACAGCGCGTGGAGCTGCTGAATCTCCGGATCATCGCCGCGAAGGGCGAGCAGCCGGTCCATCACTACCTTCAGGTCCGGGAAGACCGAGCGGGCGTCCGGCCCGGCCATGGCGCCCACCATAGCTTCAAACAGTCCTGCGGCGGACCCGTCTCCGAACCCGGACCCGGCGAACCAGCCGGTGCCGGTTCCGGACCCCGGCAGCGCATCTTCCGGGGTGAGGAACAACAGGAGGAACTGACGGAGCTTCTGCGGGTCGTCCAGCTGACGGGCGATGATCTCGTCCAGCCGGCCCGCAGGGTCGGTGCGCAGACTGCCCTGGATCACAGTGCTCTTGGACAGCCCGGCTTCCGGGTCCTCCAGCGTCAGCACCAGATATGGGGTCACATCTGCGAGCAGTATGGCATGGAAGGAATGCTCGTGCTGACCGCCGGAACGTTCGACGACGGCGCTCGGCTGGGGGAGCGAGAGGAGTCGCAGCTTCGCGGTGAACTCGGGCTTCGGTGACCAGTCATGCGAGATGGTCACCGTGAACGTGTTCTTGACTCCGTCATCTGGGACGGCGTCGAGGAGGAACCGCTGTGCTGCAGCGTCCCGCAGGGCGTTCTCCAGCCGGAAGGCAGCCTCATCCTCTTTGGTTCGGTCTTGGCCGCCGGTGCCGTCATAGACCGCGAAGGGCACGTCCTTGAGGCTCTCCCTAATGCGCTGCACCCCGAGGCGCTTCTTGGCGCCCCGCATTTCCAGCAGGAACTCCACGTTCTTGGTGAATCCTGCTTCCGTGGCGTTGGCGGATCCCAGGAGGGCGTAGGTGAAGTGGTCGTAGTCGCAGAAGTAGGCCTTGGCATGCAGGCCGGTCAGGTCGTCGGCAACGCGCTGGAGGCCAGATTCGTCCGTCTCACTCAAACCGGAGTCCGCCGACTCGGGGATGCCGAGCTCGTCAAAGGCCTTGAAGGACGTACGGGTGTCGGCCACGGTCTTCTCGTCGAGGAGGTCCAGCTGGTCACCGCGGGAGTAAATGTAAAGGTTCTTTGCCCAAGGATCCTGCAGCCGGCCGATCAGCTTGTCATCCAGGAAGGGCGAAATGACCAGCTTGTCGTAGCCCAGAAAGGCGTCGTCCCCGGTCTTGTTGTTGAGCGCCATGAACTTCTCCGGATCGCGGAGGTGAGCCACGATCGAGCCTTGTGCAAATTCGTCGCCCATGCCCATCGGCCGGAACGCAAGGCGGTGGATGTCCTCGGGCAGCTCCCAGCGGACGTCCGCCAGTCGCGAGGCGAGGCCGCGCACCCTGGCCAGCCTCTCGGCGTCGGGCTTTACGGTGCAGAGGTCCGGGAGCCCAGCGATAAACCGCGCCAGGGGTCCGCTGTCCGGGCCGGCGTCTTCGGTATCCTGCACGGGTTCGCCGTCCAGCCGGACGAGGAGGTCCCAGCTGGCGTCAGTGGTGAGGTTACGGCTGCTGCACAGGAAGCGGTAGCGGCGCTCGGTGTCGTTCTCGAATTCAAGGAGCCAGACCTTGGGGTGGAACAGCCCGCGCTTGACGCTGACCTGATGGACCATCGGCTCCAGCAGCGCGAGCAGGTCCGAGGCGTCCGACGGTGCCTTGATGTGGCCTGCCTGGCAGAAGATGTCCACGCGGTCGGAGACCTTGCGCAATGCGCTGAGGACCGCCACCGGGTTGGTGAATTCTTCTCCGGAACCGGCGACGAAGCTCAGCGGTACCGACAGCGCGCTGGTCAGGTCCAGAGTGAAGGTGGTGCCCACGGCATGGGCGAGCCGGAATCCGGCCGGCGGGCGCAGTTGTTGGGTGAGTGCCTGCCTGTTTGCTGGATTAAGCATTTGCCTGTCCTTCCCGTGCCAGCCCGGCGTGGATATCCAGTACGTTTCGGCGGACTTGGGTCCAGCGGAAGGTCAGCGACGCAACTTGGGTCGGGGGTTGCCATGCTCGGAGCCGGCGTTCGTTGCGGAAGCGTGAGTTCGCCTTCTTCATCAGCTTCTCCCGGGTTTCGACGGCGGCGCGGAAGTCCGCGTTGTCGGTCAGCTTCCTGAGGCTGACGGCGGCCGTGAGCATTGCCCTCGCGAAATCGGCAGTGTTGCTATTGATTCCCCTGTTGAGGGCCTTGGCGCGGCTGAGGTAATCGTCTATGTCCCACGTGGCGAGAAGGTCCCGCTTGCTCTCGCGGCGTTCCTCCCAGGATTCCAGGAGATGCCGTGTCGGCTCCATCGTGTCGGCCTCATTGGAGAAAGTCTTCCATGACAGCTCCGCAACAAGGTGCTGATAGAGGATGGTGGCGCCGTTCTGAATGAAAGAGAATGCTTCAGCATCTTTGAGCCACTGCGCCGGTTCGCCCTCCGCACTGCGGCACGCAGGGTCAACCCAAGGTGCCCACGACCGTGGTTCGGGACTGGTCGCGGAGCCAACGACGTGAGCCAGCATTGTGCCCGTGCAGGTGGTGAGGATCCGCTCCTGGAGCCAGCGGGCTTCATCGTGGGAAAGCGTCAGCCCATGTTCGTCTGTCTGGGGGAAGCCAGCTGGTGGCTTTGGAAGAGTCTCGTTCCAGACGGAGTAGCGGCCTTCGTCCTCTTCAGGGGCAGGGGTGTCAGCGCACATGAGCAGTGCAACGGCGGAGCGGTCTGTTTCCGGACGGACGATCCCGTAGCGGCGAAGGGCCGACCAGTAGGCGGCCGATGGAAGCTGCTGCACGTTTCTGCCGGCGTCGCGGCCGATAAAGCTCTCCACTTTGCGTTCCCGGAATCGGTCAATTAGCTTCCGCTCGGATTCCTCGGCCCGTTTCCGCAGCTCGTCCGGTTTTTTGGTGACGTCGTGCGCATTGAGATAGGCCCAGGGGACCAAAAGCATGTATCGGGCACCCATGTGCAGGACTGACGTGCCCGGGAACAGGCTGTTGCTGATCGCGTCCCGGAGCTGGCCCATGCCAAGGTCATCGGTGGTTTCCGGAGTGCCGAAAAGCTTGACGAGCTCGCGCATCTTCGAGTTTTCTTCGGTGGAAGCGTCGAGCCATGAGATGAGGGAAGGCATTGGTTGAGGACTCGCTTCTGCGCAGGTGCCGAACAATTGCTGTGGTGGCACTTCGCAGCTACGAAAAATCCCCCGAAAGCACCATATGTCACCTCGGTCCCGCGACAAATCATGATGCGGCAATACTGCGCAGATTCTTTGTTTTGGTGACCGCCAGGTGGTTGTCGGGGCCAACGATCCCTCGCTTTGGCAGCCTGATCAGCAGCCGGTACCCCGTGAGGCAACGGATTCAGCTCCCATCCGTGCACAATTGACAGGTATATATGCATCTCAGGGGGCGCGCGTGACCACGGACTACCATGCCAAATATTGGGCGAACCTGCTCAAGGCACAAACATCAACTAGCAGCGACATCATGGCTGCCGTGTCATCGGCGCGGGTGGACCTCAACCCCCATCAGGTGGAAGCGGCGTCCTTCGCGCTGCGCTCGCCACTGAGCAACGGCGTCGTCCTGGCCGACGAAGTAGGCCTTGGCAAGACCATCGAGGCAGGG
Proteins encoded:
- a CDS encoding helicase C-terminal domain-containing protein, with translation MGFDATPALDGLRGFQRRTVEHVFKRLYLDDQPADRFLVADETGLGKSMVARGVIAKAIERLDRRDSGVDRIDVVYVCSNADLAKQNLGRLNVTGQKDIIESGRLTLLPTELAKLNASPAEGTLKRVNFISLTPGTSFNVSKAPGQARERAVLFRILEQLGAIKSERRDHAVELLRSGAGVPGFSWEVKRLTELHPEGFVTSVCDKFRQLARKSGNLSAFETAMSDALTDGTDDVRPRMSAIIGGLRGDLAQAGLDCLEPDLIILDEFQRFRDLLYSPGTAPDDEDPAAELARQFLNYKGAKLILLSATPYKAHTGANEADGDDHAADFRQLLRFLSSERPGYMEGLEADLGGRRTQLLKQVPDDGLTRRIEGRLKLFMSRTERPQLGKDDMLSVIEMAPTDVRAGDLTSYISLSALFRATRTGNPMEYWKSVPMFAHFLTDYKVGRMLDGRIHCDRESVGPVLPALATIDPVAYRRYGAVETDNAKFRAVRDHTVGQGWWKLLWMPPALPYVEPAGAFAEMGPDVTKQLVFSAWNAAPTAITTMLSYEAERQILEGSPLHGENTAEARKKFRGRLRYRVRDGEPLAMSTLALFVPHAALALEGDPLVAASMRGCAAPGASVRESAASAGKSMVSGAVVDDASRLGTWASYFSVPGTLPSEWRNDARLAAKELRGVDEYIQQLGKASGSDDAAPEEGASSEAGLYLTHVDRMLGAATGSPTGWEDGVEDLAVNSPANCVYRAFNRIIPEDFDGAELWKAALFATAGLRTLFNRLDATELLDKLYPEGDYWQKVLRYCEAGNLQAVLDEYVFQLRSQQAPGVITTEQLWALADDMRRSLSLKPAQMLAKYPDDSHEDLRMGVRFAVRYSNAKTDDGDSNRMPDVRRAFNSPFWPFVLASTSVGQEGIDFHWWAHSVIHWNVPGNPVDFEQREGRVHRYLGHAVRKNVAEAHGAAVLKPDVSDPWETLFAVAASEIAARPEDPSTEFAPHWIHPGAHKIERRLLDHTLSRDVPRTKHMLAGLAKYRLTLGQARQDDLLGLIKDGAEIRPLNLRP
- a CDS encoding phospholipase D family protein, translating into MLNPANRQALTQQLRPPAGFRLAHAVGTTFTLDLTSALSVPLSFVAGSGEEFTNPVAVLSALRKVSDRVDIFCQAGHIKAPSDASDLLALLEPMVHQVSVKRGLFHPKVWLLEFENDTERRYRFLCSSRNLTTDASWDLLVRLDGEPVQDTEDAGPDSGPLARFIAGLPDLCTVKPDAERLARVRGLASRLADVRWELPEDIHRLAFRPMGMGDEFAQGSIVAHLRDPEKFMALNNKTGDDAFLGYDKLVISPFLDDKLIGRLQDPWAKNLYIYSRGDQLDLLDEKTVADTRTSFKAFDELGIPESADSGLSETDESGLQRVADDLTGLHAKAYFCDYDHFTYALLGSANATEAGFTKNVEFLLEMRGAKKRLGVQRIRESLKDVPFAVYDGTGGQDRTKEDEAAFRLENALRDAAAQRFLLDAVPDDGVKNTFTVTISHDWSPKPEFTAKLRLLSLPQPSAVVERSGGQHEHSFHAILLADVTPYLVLTLEDPEAGLSKSTVIQGSLRTDPAGRLDEIIARQLDDPQKLRQFLLLFLTPEDALPGSGTGTGWFAGSGFGDGSAAGLFEAMVGAMAGPDARSVFPDLKVVMDRLLALRGDDPEIQQLHALWTAATEALDMGELHGV
- a CDS encoding DUF6361 family protein, with translation MPSLISWLDASTEENSKMRELVKLFGTPETTDDLGMGQLRDAISNSLFPGTSVLHMGARYMLLVPWAYLNAHDVTKKPDELRKRAEESERKLIDRFRERKVESFIGRDAGRNVQQLPSAAYWSALRRYGIVRPETDRSAVALLMCADTPAPEEDEGRYSVWNETLPKPPAGFPQTDEHGLTLSHDEARWLQERILTTCTGTMLAHVVGSATSPEPRSWAPWVDPACRSAEGEPAQWLKDAEAFSFIQNGATILYQHLVAELSWKTFSNEADTMEPTRHLLESWEERRESKRDLLATWDIDDYLSRAKALNRGINSNTADFARAMLTAAVSLRKLTDNADFRAAVETREKLMKKANSRFRNERRLRAWQPPTQVASLTFRWTQVRRNVLDIHAGLAREGQANA